A single Anatilimnocola floriformis DNA region contains:
- a CDS encoding TIGR01777 family oxidoreductase: protein MKALITGATGFVGKRLLHRLNEPAVVLSRNAAKAEKTLSAFKVKAFNWDAENQPAPAEAFDGVDAVFHLAGDPVAEGRWTEEKKRRMRASRVEGTRNLVNTLAQLPKKPRVLVSASAVGYYGDRGDEVLTEDADPRDDLLAEVCVAWERESHAARHAGIRVVNPRIGIVLGEKGGAISKMLTPFKFGVGSPLGTGKQYMPWIHINDLVSLMLFAAERDSISGPLNGTAPNPVTNYEFTKTLGRVLNRPTFMPAPPNFMLKLLIGEFANVLLASQNAVPKRPLDAGFQFQYPTLEPALREILN from the coding sequence ATGAAGGCCTTAATCACTGGCGCGACCGGCTTTGTCGGTAAGCGTTTGCTGCATCGTTTGAACGAACCCGCCGTAGTCCTCTCGCGTAACGCGGCGAAAGCGGAGAAGACGCTGTCGGCGTTCAAGGTGAAGGCGTTTAACTGGGACGCTGAAAATCAACCCGCGCCGGCTGAAGCATTCGATGGCGTGGACGCGGTTTTTCACCTAGCTGGCGATCCGGTTGCCGAAGGGCGCTGGACGGAAGAGAAAAAACGTCGCATGCGGGCCAGTCGCGTCGAGGGAACTCGGAACCTGGTGAATACGCTCGCTCAGTTGCCGAAAAAACCGCGAGTACTCGTAAGCGCGTCGGCAGTCGGCTACTACGGCGACCGTGGCGACGAAGTCCTTACCGAAGATGCCGATCCACGCGATGATCTGCTCGCCGAAGTGTGTGTTGCCTGGGAGCGCGAGTCGCACGCGGCCCGCCACGCCGGCATTCGCGTCGTCAACCCGCGCATCGGGATCGTACTCGGTGAAAAAGGGGGCGCGATCAGCAAAATGCTCACGCCGTTCAAATTCGGCGTCGGCAGCCCGCTCGGCACGGGCAAGCAATACATGCCCTGGATTCACATCAACGATCTCGTCAGCTTGATGCTATTTGCTGCCGAGCGCGATTCCATCAGCGGTCCGCTGAATGGAACGGCGCCAAATCCGGTGACCAACTATGAATTCACCAAGACGCTCGGCCGCGTTTTGAACCGGCCGACGTTCATGCCAGCGCCGCCCAACTTCATGCTGAAGTTGCTCATTGGCGAGTTTGCCAACGTGCTGCTGGCTTCGCAAAACGCCGTGCCGAAGCGGCCGCTCGACGCCGGGTTTCAATTTCAATAT